One Streptomyces sp. NBC_00554 DNA segment encodes these proteins:
- a CDS encoding S1 family peptidase → MSHKRIPKRKAVIAAGSVAALGAAALLLPNAMASQSDSDDATATAKTFKAADVSDLASQLASQLGDAFAGSYYDAGNQQIIINVVGNNSNVINEIEAAGAVPNQVQNSTDALETAAATLKADATIPGTAWSVDPKTNEIRVTADSTVTGSSWDTLESTVEGLGSGVATITKSAGTFKTYVDGGDAIFGGGARCSLGFNVTAGDGAPAFLTAGHCGVAAAEWSDAQNGAPIATVDQATFPGDGDFALVKYDDPATVANSVVNIGDGQTVEIAQAAEAAVGQQVFRMGSTTGLFDGSVLGLDATVNYPEGTVTGLIQTDVCAEPGDSGGSLFTQDGSAIGLTSGGSGDCTVGGETFFQPVTTALAAVGATLGAGDAAGDAGAGAEDPGAVDPSASASDPAAGDDQAGAGEEAGAGEEAGDAGDDTGTGLDDGSGLVNINP, encoded by the coding sequence TTGAGTCACAAACGCATACCCAAGCGCAAGGCCGTAATAGCGGCAGGAAGCGTGGCGGCGCTCGGAGCGGCGGCACTTCTGCTGCCCAACGCCATGGCGTCCCAGTCGGACTCGGACGACGCCACCGCCACGGCCAAGACGTTCAAGGCGGCCGATGTCTCGGACCTGGCCTCGCAGCTCGCCTCCCAGCTGGGTGATGCCTTCGCCGGGTCGTACTACGACGCGGGCAACCAGCAGATCATCATCAACGTCGTCGGTAACAACAGCAATGTGATCAACGAGATCGAGGCTGCCGGCGCGGTTCCGAACCAGGTGCAGAACAGCACCGACGCGCTCGAGACCGCCGCCGCGACGCTGAAGGCCGACGCGACGATCCCGGGCACGGCGTGGTCCGTCGACCCGAAGACCAACGAGATCCGCGTCACCGCCGACTCCACTGTCACGGGCAGCAGCTGGGACACGCTGGAGTCGACCGTCGAGGGCCTCGGCTCGGGCGTGGCGACCATCACGAAGTCCGCGGGCACCTTCAAGACCTACGTCGACGGCGGCGACGCCATCTTCGGCGGCGGCGCCCGCTGTTCCCTGGGCTTCAACGTCACCGCGGGCGACGGCGCCCCCGCCTTCCTCACCGCGGGCCACTGCGGTGTCGCGGCCGCCGAGTGGTCGGACGCGCAGAACGGCGCCCCGATCGCCACGGTCGACCAGGCCACCTTCCCCGGCGACGGTGACTTCGCCCTCGTCAAGTACGACGACCCGGCCACCGTTGCCAACAGCGTGGTCAACATCGGCGACGGCCAGACCGTCGAGATCGCCCAGGCCGCCGAAGCCGCCGTGGGCCAGCAGGTCTTCCGGATGGGCAGCACCACGGGCCTCTTCGACGGCTCCGTCCTCGGTCTCGACGCCACCGTCAACTACCCGGAGGGCACGGTCACCGGGCTCATCCAGACCGACGTCTGCGCCGAACCCGGCGACAGCGGCGGCTCCCTGTTCACCCAGGACGGCAGCGCGATCGGCCTGACCTCCGGCGGCAGCGGAGACTGCACCGTCGGCGGCGAGACCTTCTTCCAGCCCGTCACCACCGCGCTGGCAGCGGTCGGCGCGACGCTCGGCGCGGGCGACGCGGCCGGAGACGCCGGAGCCGGTGCGGAAGACCCCGGTGCGGTGGACCCCAGCGCGAGCGCCAGTGACCCGGCGGCCGGCGACGACCAGGCCGGAGCAGGCGAAGAGGCCGGAGCCGGCGAAGAAGCGGGCGACGCGGGTGACGACACCGGCACCGGCCTGGACGACGGCTCGGGGCTCGTGAACATCAACCCCTGA
- a CDS encoding type A2 lantipeptide has translation MNSTPQVATAEISDADLDAVSGGLSLNAVGTVTGLVDSVVPVSGLVGTVVGTVEGVTGLNTAPVTGLVAGL, from the coding sequence ATGAACTCCACCCCCCAGGTTGCCACCGCCGAGATCTCGGACGCCGACCTCGACGCCGTTTCGGGCGGCCTGTCCCTGAACGCCGTTGGCACCGTCACGGGCCTCGTTGACTCGGTTGTCCCGGTCTCCGGCCTCGTGGGCACGGTCGTCGGCACGGTCGAGGGTGTGACCGGCCTGAACACCGCCCCGGTCACCGGCCTGGTTGCCGGTCTCTGA
- a CDS encoding HlyD family efflux transporter periplasmic adaptor subunit — MQFRQQALAKLQSPDELDLPVRFARPQGWLVLSVTVVVMAAASVWAVTGTVASTVSAPAILTHGEGSYVLQSPVAGQVTAVLAKEGVRLAANAPVLQVRTAEGETAVVRTVAAGRITALAATIGAIISTGANVAAVEKVAHAGDPLYATVYVPAENAATIPENASVDLTVQSVPTQQYGVLRGHVKAVDRTVQTQQQIAAFLGDSQLGEQFTKDGRPVAVLVRLDPRSSTKSGLKWSSADGPPFELTSMTLATGSIRLADQRPADWLLP, encoded by the coding sequence GTGCAGTTCCGCCAACAGGCCCTCGCCAAGCTCCAATCACCGGATGAACTCGACCTTCCGGTGCGCTTCGCCCGTCCTCAGGGCTGGCTCGTCCTGTCCGTGACGGTCGTCGTCATGGCCGCGGCCTCCGTCTGGGCCGTGACGGGAACTGTGGCGTCCACGGTCAGCGCGCCCGCCATCCTCACGCACGGTGAGGGCAGTTACGTGCTGCAGAGCCCGGTCGCCGGGCAGGTCACCGCGGTCCTCGCCAAGGAGGGCGTACGGCTCGCCGCGAACGCCCCCGTGCTGCAGGTCCGTACGGCGGAGGGCGAGACGGCGGTCGTCCGCACCGTGGCCGCTGGGCGCATCACCGCGCTCGCCGCCACCATCGGCGCGATCATCTCGACCGGCGCGAACGTCGCGGCCGTGGAGAAGGTCGCCCACGCCGGCGATCCGCTGTACGCGACGGTGTACGTCCCCGCCGAGAACGCCGCCACGATCCCCGAGAACGCGTCCGTCGATCTCACCGTCCAGTCGGTGCCGACCCAGCAGTACGGGGTGCTGCGCGGCCATGTGAAGGCGGTGGACCGGACCGTGCAGACCCAGCAGCAGATCGCCGCGTTCCTCGGGGACAGCCAGCTGGGCGAGCAGTTCACGAAGGACGGCAGGCCGGTGGCCGTCCTGGTCCGTCTCGACCCCAGGTCCAGTACGAAGAGCGGCCTCAAGTGGTCCTCGGCGGACGGGCCGCCGTTCGAGCTGACTTCCATGACCCTGGCCACGGGCTCGATCCGGCTGGCCGACCAGCGCCCCGCCGATTGGCTCCTCCCGTGA
- a CDS encoding NHLP family bacteriocin export ABC transporter peptidase/permease/ATPase subunit, whose protein sequence is MTAAQDTRGRRRANAPKRPVPKGKGKTVRTPTVLQMEAVECGAASLAMVLGHYGRHIPLEELRIACGVSRDGSRASNLLKAARSYGLTAKGMQMDTAALAEVRAPAILFWEFNHYVVYDGMGRRFGRRGVHINDPGKGRRFVPMEDFDTSFTGVALVMEPGPDFHRGGRKPGVLGAMPARLRGTSGTMPAAVLASLLLVVVGAAVPALSRTYIDSYLIGGQSSLLGVLFASMGASVALTVVLTWLQQANLLRGRIISSTLSSARFLRHLLRLPVTFFSQRSPADLVQRLQSNDAVAETLSRDLAAAGVDAVVVVLYAVLLYTYDPQLTAVGIGVALLNVVAMRVVIRLRSTRTAKLRADSARLTNTAYSGLQLIETMKATGGEDGYFRKWAGQHATTLEEEQRLGVPSAWLGVVAPMLATLNSALILWIGGMRAIEGGISVGLLVAFQALVTRFTAPITRLNGVAGRIQDFAADVARLKDVENFQADPLYDRHGTGDSTRRLHGHVELENITFGYSPLDKPLLTGFSLTVGPGQQVALVGGSGSGKSTVSRLISGLYAPWEGTIRIDGQRLEDIPRGALASSVSFVDQDVFLFEGTVRDNVALWDPSIPDEAVVAALEDAALYDVVTRRPGGIQSRVEQDGRNFSGGQRQRLEIARALVRRPSILVLDEVTSALDAETEQTVIDNLRKRGCACVVIAHRLSTVRDSDEIVVLQHGTIVERGRHDALVAAGGPYAELVKER, encoded by the coding sequence GTGACCGCCGCACAGGACACCCGCGGCAGACGCCGCGCCAACGCGCCGAAGCGCCCGGTCCCCAAGGGCAAGGGGAAGACCGTCCGTACCCCCACCGTGCTCCAGATGGAGGCCGTGGAGTGCGGCGCGGCCTCCCTCGCCATGGTGCTCGGCCACTACGGGCGGCACATCCCCCTCGAAGAGCTGCGCATCGCCTGCGGTGTCTCCCGCGACGGGTCGCGCGCCAGCAACCTGCTCAAAGCGGCGCGCAGTTACGGCCTGACGGCCAAGGGCATGCAGATGGACACGGCTGCGCTCGCCGAAGTACGGGCGCCCGCGATCCTGTTCTGGGAGTTCAACCACTACGTCGTCTACGACGGCATGGGGCGCCGCTTCGGGCGGCGCGGCGTACACATCAACGACCCCGGCAAGGGCCGCCGGTTCGTGCCGATGGAGGACTTCGACACCAGCTTCACCGGCGTCGCCCTGGTCATGGAGCCGGGCCCCGACTTCCACCGGGGCGGCCGCAAGCCGGGCGTCCTGGGCGCCATGCCGGCCCGGCTGCGCGGGACGTCGGGCACGATGCCCGCGGCCGTCCTCGCGAGTCTGCTCCTGGTCGTGGTCGGCGCCGCGGTGCCCGCGCTCAGCCGAACGTACATCGACAGCTACCTCATCGGCGGCCAGTCCTCACTGCTCGGCGTGCTGTTCGCCTCGATGGGCGCCTCGGTGGCACTGACCGTGGTGCTGACCTGGCTCCAGCAGGCGAACCTGCTGCGCGGCCGCATCATCTCCTCGACGCTCTCCAGCGCACGGTTCCTGCGCCATCTGCTGCGGCTGCCGGTCACCTTCTTCTCCCAGCGCAGCCCGGCCGACCTGGTGCAGCGACTCCAGTCCAACGACGCGGTGGCCGAGACGCTGTCCCGAGACCTCGCGGCGGCCGGTGTGGACGCGGTCGTGGTCGTGCTCTACGCGGTACTCCTCTATACGTACGACCCGCAGCTCACGGCCGTGGGCATCGGCGTCGCGCTGCTCAACGTGGTCGCGATGCGGGTGGTGATCCGGCTGCGCTCGACCCGCACGGCCAAGCTGCGTGCTGACAGCGCGCGGCTCACCAACACGGCGTACAGCGGGCTCCAGTTGATCGAGACGATGAAGGCCACCGGCGGCGAGGACGGCTACTTCCGCAAGTGGGCCGGGCAGCACGCGACCACCCTGGAGGAGGAGCAGCGTCTCGGTGTGCCGAGCGCCTGGCTGGGCGTGGTCGCGCCGATGCTCGCGACGCTCAACAGCGCGCTGATCCTGTGGATCGGCGGTATGCGGGCCATCGAGGGAGGCATCTCGGTCGGTCTGCTCGTCGCCTTCCAGGCCCTGGTGACCCGCTTCACCGCGCCGATCACCCGCCTCAACGGCGTCGCGGGCCGCATCCAGGACTTCGCGGCCGACGTCGCCCGCCTCAAGGACGTCGAGAACTTCCAGGCGGACCCGCTGTACGACCGCCACGGCACCGGCGATTCCACCCGCCGCCTGCACGGCCATGTCGAGCTGGAGAACATCACGTTCGGCTACAGCCCGCTCGACAAACCGCTGCTCACCGGCTTCTCCCTGACGGTCGGCCCGGGCCAGCAGGTGGCCCTGGTCGGCGGCTCGGGCAGCGGCAAGTCGACGGTGTCCCGCCTGATCTCGGGCCTGTACGCCCCCTGGGAAGGGACGATCCGCATCGACGGCCAGCGCCTGGAGGACATCCCGCGCGGCGCCCTCGCCTCCTCCGTCTCCTTCGTCGACCAGGACGTCTTCCTCTTCGAGGGGACGGTCCGCGACAACGTGGCGCTGTGGGACCCGTCGATCCCCGACGAGGCGGTCGTCGCGGCGCTTGAGGACGCGGCACTGTACGACGTGGTGACGCGCCGCCCCGGCGGTATCCAGAGCCGGGTCGAGCAGGACGGCCGGAACTTCTCCGGCGGCCAGCGTCAACGCCTGGAGATCGCACGGGCGTTGGTGCGCAGGCCCAGCATCCTGGTGCTCGACGAGGTGACCAGCGCGCTGGACGCGGAGACCGAGCAGACCGTCATCGACAACCTGCGCAAGCGCGGCTGCGCCTGTGTGGTGATCGCGCACCGGCTCAGCACGGTGCGCGACAGCGACGAGATCGTCGTACTGCAGCACGGCACGATCGTGGAACGCGGGCGGCACGACGCCCTGGTGGCGGCCGGCGGTCCGTACGCCGAGCTGGTCAAGGAGCGATGA
- a CDS encoding NHLP bacteriocin export ABC transporter permease/ATPase subunit — MTTVNEGDLVLGALGGMGTPIDCSTLNRLDLEGPQVLWLVAAGTMDLFAVDAVQQGHWHHLGRLEAGSLLLGPVTGPQHTLVGRPLRDCVVRRIGLRELYQQPDTQTWSYDEYGNAQYVPPTSSPLEYALALGVGRSLSILFQAPMAHENAAALTDDDVFWMQVPPGSVQYGSLYGAEAAADLLMDSGVWQRMVDQQYRLLTTLDRWIERLESRHEDRTAAGIKAGEAVRAQADRTLLASIGKQSAKRPTAADADATYAACKLVAGAAGITLAEAMQSGAESDRLDPVERIAIASRVRTRAVRLDGRWWHDNIGPLVGHRAVSGSPVALLWRRGGYVAVQPSSGRETPVEKANAGEYEPQATMFYRPLPERKLSPLRLMRFCLQGTGGDMRNLAISGLVTVAIGAIVPIATGKVLGEYVPKAQHSLIVQVCLAIMITSVVSAAFMLLQNLTILRLEGRIEATLQPAVWDRLLRLPTKFFTSRSTGELASAAMGISAIRRLLAGVGPTLAQAGTIGAMNLGLLLWYSVPMALAAIGMLVVIAAGFLGLGLWQVRWQRRLVVLSNKLNNQAFQTLRGLPKLRVAAAENYAYAAWAGEFARSRELQQKVGRIKNLTTVMGAVYLPLCSLLMFMLLAGPARDSLSAAEFLTFNTSMTMLLTSVTSITGAFVSAAAALPMFEEIKPVFDATPEVRVASTRPGVLSGGLEARGLSFRYSDDGPLVLDDVSFDIRPGEFVAIVGPSGCGKSTLLRLLIGFDKPVSGSVLYDGQDLAALDQSAVRRQCGVVLQHAQPFTGSILDCICGTEPYTPEEAMAAAEMAGLAEDIKRMPMGLHTIVSGSGAVSGGQRQRLMIAQALIRRPRILFFDEATSALDNETQRTVIESTRALNATRVVIAHRLSTVMDADRVIVMEDGKVAQQGPPAQLLADTGGRLHELVRRQMR, encoded by the coding sequence ATGACCACGGTCAACGAGGGCGACCTCGTCCTCGGCGCGCTGGGCGGCATGGGCACGCCGATCGACTGCTCCACTCTCAACCGCCTTGATCTGGAAGGCCCGCAGGTCCTGTGGCTCGTCGCGGCGGGCACCATGGACCTGTTCGCGGTGGACGCCGTACAGCAGGGCCACTGGCACCACCTCGGCCGCCTCGAAGCGGGCTCCCTGCTGCTCGGCCCGGTCACCGGCCCCCAACACACCCTGGTCGGGCGGCCGTTGCGCGACTGCGTGGTGCGCCGCATCGGGCTGCGCGAGCTGTACCAGCAGCCCGACACCCAGACCTGGTCGTACGACGAGTACGGCAACGCCCAGTACGTACCGCCGACTTCGAGCCCGCTGGAATACGCCCTCGCCCTGGGCGTCGGCCGCAGCCTCTCCATCCTCTTCCAGGCGCCGATGGCCCATGAGAACGCCGCCGCGCTCACGGACGACGACGTCTTCTGGATGCAGGTGCCGCCCGGCAGTGTGCAGTACGGCTCCCTGTACGGGGCGGAGGCGGCGGCCGACCTGCTGATGGACTCCGGTGTCTGGCAGCGCATGGTCGACCAGCAGTACCGGCTCCTCACCACACTCGACCGCTGGATCGAGCGGTTGGAGTCGCGCCACGAGGACCGTACGGCGGCGGGTATCAAGGCGGGCGAGGCCGTCCGCGCGCAGGCCGACCGGACCCTCCTCGCGTCGATCGGCAAGCAGTCGGCGAAGCGTCCGACGGCCGCCGACGCGGACGCCACGTACGCGGCCTGCAAACTGGTCGCGGGCGCGGCCGGCATCACCCTCGCGGAGGCCATGCAGAGCGGAGCGGAGAGCGACCGGCTCGACCCGGTCGAGCGGATCGCGATCGCCTCGCGCGTCCGCACCCGTGCCGTACGTCTCGACGGGCGTTGGTGGCACGACAACATCGGCCCGCTGGTGGGCCACCGTGCCGTGTCGGGCTCACCGGTGGCGCTGCTGTGGCGGCGCGGCGGATACGTCGCCGTACAGCCGTCCTCCGGGCGGGAGACCCCGGTCGAGAAGGCCAACGCGGGCGAGTACGAACCGCAGGCCACGATGTTCTACCGTCCGCTGCCCGAGCGGAAGCTGAGCCCGCTGCGGCTGATGAGGTTCTGCCTCCAGGGCACCGGCGGCGACATGCGCAACCTCGCCATCAGCGGTCTGGTGACCGTGGCCATCGGCGCGATCGTGCCGATCGCCACCGGCAAGGTGCTCGGCGAGTACGTGCCGAAGGCCCAGCACAGTCTCATCGTGCAGGTCTGTCTCGCCATCATGATCACCAGCGTGGTGTCGGCGGCGTTCATGCTGCTGCAGAACCTCACCATCCTGCGGCTGGAGGGCCGGATCGAGGCGACGCTCCAGCCGGCCGTCTGGGACCGGCTGCTGCGCCTGCCCACGAAGTTCTTCACCTCCCGCTCCACCGGTGAACTGGCCAGCGCCGCCATGGGCATCAGCGCGATCCGCCGCCTTCTCGCGGGCGTCGGTCCGACACTCGCGCAGGCGGGCACGATCGGCGCGATGAACCTGGGCCTGCTGCTCTGGTACAGCGTCCCTATGGCGCTGGCCGCGATCGGCATGCTCGTCGTCATCGCTGCCGGGTTCCTGGGGCTCGGCCTGTGGCAGGTGCGCTGGCAGCGCCGTCTGGTCGTGCTCAGCAACAAGCTCAACAACCAGGCCTTCCAGACCCTGCGCGGCCTGCCCAAGCTGCGGGTCGCGGCGGCCGAGAACTACGCGTACGCCGCCTGGGCGGGCGAGTTCGCGCGCAGCCGTGAGCTCCAGCAGAAGGTCGGCCGGATCAAGAACCTGACGACGGTGATGGGGGCGGTGTATCTGCCGCTCTGCTCCCTGCTGATGTTCATGCTGCTCGCGGGCCCGGCACGCGACTCACTGTCGGCCGCCGAGTTCCTCACCTTCAACACCTCGATGACGATGCTGCTCACCTCGGTCACCTCGATCACTGGCGCGTTCGTCTCGGCCGCGGCCGCGCTGCCGATGTTCGAGGAGATCAAGCCGGTGTTCGACGCGACACCCGAGGTGCGCGTGGCGAGCACCCGCCCCGGGGTTCTGTCCGGCGGGCTCGAAGCCCGAGGGCTCTCCTTCCGTTACTCCGACGACGGCCCGCTCGTCCTCGACGACGTGTCCTTCGACATCAGGCCGGGCGAGTTCGTGGCGATCGTCGGGCCCAGCGGCTGCGGCAAGTCCACCCTGCTGCGGCTGCTCATCGGCTTCGACAAGCCCGTCTCGGGCAGCGTCCTGTACGACGGCCAGGACCTGGCGGCCCTCGACCAGTCCGCCGTGCGCCGCCAGTGCGGTGTCGTGCTCCAGCACGCGCAGCCCTTCACCGGCTCGATCCTGGACTGCATCTGCGGCACCGAGCCGTACACGCCGGAGGAGGCGATGGCGGCGGCCGAGATGGCGGGCCTCGCCGAGGACATCAAGCGCATGCCGATGGGCCTGCACACCATCGTCTCGGGCAGCGGCGCGGTCTCCGGCGGCCAGCGCCAGCGCCTGATGATCGCCCAGGCGCTGATACGCCGCCCCCGCATCCTCTTCTTCGACGAGGCGACCAGCGCCCTGGACAACGAGACACAGCGCACGGTCATCGAGAGCACCCGGGCGCTCAACGCCACCCGGGTCGTGATCGCGCACCGCCTGTCCACCGTGATGGACGCGGACCGCGTCATCGTGATGGAGGACGGCAAGGTGGCCCAGCAGGGCCCGCCCGCGCAGCTCCTCGCGGACACCGGCGGCCGGCTGCACGAACTGGTGCGGAGGCAGATGCGGTGA
- a CDS encoding SRPBCC family protein — protein MSAESPAPTGTYLTLDDGRPAVRFTRTYDHPVDRVWQFVTDPDELVHWFPSRAEIDLRPGGTVTFSGDPNMPESTGRVIAVDAPRHLSFEWGGDELHFDLEALDDKRTRFTLTNVLEAENTAARNGAGWEVCLGALDAHARGEEHEGPHAGSAAPWQEIYRRYIEAGIPSGAPVPGHG, from the coding sequence ATGTCCGCCGAATCCCCCGCCCCCACCGGCACCTACCTCACCCTCGACGACGGCCGCCCCGCCGTCCGCTTCACCCGGACCTACGACCACCCCGTCGACCGCGTCTGGCAGTTCGTGACCGACCCCGACGAACTGGTCCACTGGTTCCCCTCCCGCGCCGAGATCGATCTGCGCCCCGGCGGGACCGTCACCTTCAGCGGCGACCCGAACATGCCGGAGTCCACGGGCCGGGTCATCGCCGTCGACGCGCCCCGGCACCTCTCCTTCGAGTGGGGCGGCGACGAACTCCACTTCGACCTGGAGGCCCTGGACGACAAGCGCACCCGGTTCACGCTCACCAACGTCCTGGAGGCCGAGAACACCGCCGCTCGTAACGGTGCCGGGTGGGAGGTGTGCCTCGGCGCCCTCGACGCACACGCGCGCGGCGAGGAGCACGAGGGGCCGCACGCCGGGAGCGCCGCCCCCTGGCAGGAGATCTACCGCCGGTACATCGAGGCCGGGATCCCTTCCGGAGCCCCGGTCCCCGGGCACGGCTGA
- a CDS encoding ArsR/SmtB family transcription factor codes for MSDATPWAALADPNRRAIVALLLERPRPVGEIVEASGLSQPSTSKHLRVLRDAGLVRVRQDAQRRVYALDPAPIAELDAWLSPYRKLWNESLDALGRRLDRAAGESSDQPDEPSPKD; via the coding sequence ATGTCCGATGCCACTCCCTGGGCCGCGCTCGCCGACCCGAACCGTCGCGCGATCGTCGCGCTGCTCCTCGAGCGTCCGCGGCCGGTCGGTGAGATCGTCGAGGCGAGCGGGCTCAGCCAGCCGAGCACCTCGAAGCATCTACGGGTGCTGCGCGACGCGGGCCTGGTGCGGGTCCGACAGGACGCGCAGCGCCGTGTCTACGCTCTCGACCCGGCTCCGATCGCCGAACTCGACGCCTGGCTGTCCCCGTACCGGAAGTTGTGGAACGAGAGCCTCGACGCCCTCGGCCGTCGCCTGGACCGGGCGGCGGGGGAGTCGTCGGACCAGCCCGATGAGCCCTCCCCGAAGGACTGA